In Marinomonas posidonica IVIA-Po-181, a single window of DNA contains:
- a CDS encoding LysR family transcriptional regulator, translating to MKQLKVDKTTEMETFLKVATTGSLSAAGKQMGLTPSAVSRMMTRLETRLGVRLIVRTTRHLHLTSEGEAYALAARRILNDLEETESAIANRARPSGLLKISTAAAHSRLTMVPLYQEFLARYPDIKLEIEVSDLISDVEGGHIDVAIRFGQLPDSNLSARRLGETGRTIVATPNYLAKAGIPKTPADLEQHNCLDFSFNRLEPGWPMCDEGQHYILPISGNMIANNGETLVELAMQDIGITRVGNFHIEHALKSGQLVPLLEDYNPQDKELIHAVFIGGQHMPERVRVFIDYLVEKLSS from the coding sequence ATGAAACAGTTGAAAGTCGATAAAACCACTGAAATGGAAACCTTTCTAAAGGTGGCAACCACTGGCAGTTTGAGTGCTGCTGGTAAACAAATGGGATTAACCCCTTCTGCGGTGAGTCGCATGATGACGCGACTGGAAACACGTCTTGGTGTACGACTTATTGTAAGAACGACGCGTCATTTGCATTTGACCAGTGAGGGAGAAGCTTATGCCTTGGCAGCACGGCGCATTCTAAATGACCTTGAAGAGACAGAGTCGGCCATTGCCAATCGAGCACGTCCGAGCGGTTTACTTAAAATAAGTACCGCTGCCGCGCACAGTCGATTGACTATGGTTCCCTTATATCAGGAATTTTTAGCGCGCTATCCAGACATTAAGCTAGAAATCGAAGTCAGTGATCTGATCAGTGACGTAGAAGGGGGACACATCGATGTTGCGATTCGCTTTGGTCAGTTGCCCGATAGCAATTTGAGTGCCCGCCGTTTAGGGGAAACGGGGCGAACCATAGTGGCCACACCGAACTATCTGGCAAAGGCTGGTATACCGAAAACGCCAGCCGACCTTGAGCAGCATAATTGCTTGGATTTCAGTTTTAACCGCCTAGAACCTGGTTGGCCAATGTGCGATGAAGGACAACATTATATTTTGCCGATTTCAGGCAATATGATTGCCAATAATGGTGAAACCTTAGTGGAGCTTGCGATGCAGGATATTGGCATCACACGAGTGGGTAATTTTCACATTGAGCATGCATTGAAATCCGGGCAATTAGTGCCCTTATTAGAAGACTATAATCCACAGGATAAAGAGCTGATTCATGCGGTTTTCATTGGCGGACAACATATGCCTGAGCGTGTGCGAGTCTTTATTGATTACCTAGTGGAAAAGCTGTCATCATAA
- a CDS encoding GFA family protein, with the protein MQEKEYLGRCHCGSVEFKIITDAPELTTCDCSICIRKNALMVKVHESKFQLIKGEDSLTEYQFHTKTARHFFCKTCGIYPFHRKRVSPDFFGINVYCLAGFEIEGIPVRATLGAGMA; encoded by the coding sequence ATGCAAGAAAAGGAATATTTAGGACGTTGTCATTGTGGAAGCGTAGAATTCAAAATCATTACCGATGCCCCAGAGTTGACGACCTGTGATTGTTCTATTTGCATTCGAAAAAATGCACTCATGGTAAAAGTCCATGAAAGCAAATTCCAACTCATCAAAGGCGAAGATAGTCTGACTGAATATCAATTTCATACTAAAACAGCGCGGCATTTTTTCTGCAAAACTTGCGGAATTTACCCTTTTCACCGTAAACGCGTCTCCCCCGATTTCTTTGGTATCAATGTTTATTGTTTGGCGGGTTTCGAGATTGAAGGCATTCCAGTAAGAGCAACCCTAGGTGCGGGGATGGCGTGA